A genomic region of Enterococcus sp. 12C11_DIV0727 contains the following coding sequences:
- a CDS encoding CoA-binding protein, whose protein sequence is MPIENPSQEQIFEYLKQAKRIAVVGLSAKEDRTSYKIAKLLQEYGYEIIPVNPLLAGQEILGEKVYEKLQDVPGSIDIVDIFRRSEFLPEVAKDFLETDAKIFWAQLGLENQEAAEMLKNAGRNAIIMNRCIKIELAAMPK, encoded by the coding sequence ATGCCTATAGAAAACCCATCACAAGAACAAATCTTTGAGTACCTAAAGCAAGCCAAACGAATTGCTGTTGTTGGCTTGAGTGCAAAAGAAGACCGCACCAGCTATAAAATAGCGAAATTACTACAAGAGTACGGTTATGAAATCATTCCCGTAAACCCATTATTAGCTGGTCAAGAAATTCTCGGAGAGAAAGTTTATGAGAAATTACAAGACGTACCTGGCTCAATCGATATTGTCGATATTTTTCGTCGCAGTGAATTTTTACCAGAAGTTGCAAAAGACTTTTTAGAAACAGATGCCAAAATCTTTTGGGCACAGTTAGGATTAGAAAATCAAGAAGCGGCTGAAATGTTGAAAAATGCTGGAAGAAATGCTATTATAATGAATCGTTGCATTAAAATTGAATTAGC
- the plsY gene encoding glycerol-3-phosphate 1-O-acyltransferase PlsY — translation MKFFVLLIIAYLLGSIPSGVWVGKLFFKKDLRQFGSGNTGTTNTFRVLGKKAGIAVLLMDILKGTLATCLPLLFSLHVNPLVFGVAAVLGHTFPVFANFKGGKAVATSAGMLLAYNPAFFVYSALIFIIMLYITSMVSLTSMISAVLITLSTVILPFAIPAILPRFDWLLTLIALALTIFIFIRHKENIQRIKDGTESRVPFGLGSKK, via the coding sequence ATGAAATTCTTTGTGCTATTGATTATCGCGTATTTATTAGGTTCTATTCCTTCAGGTGTTTGGGTGGGAAAACTGTTCTTTAAAAAAGACCTACGCCAGTTTGGCAGCGGTAATACAGGAACAACCAATACGTTTAGGGTTTTGGGAAAAAAAGCTGGTATTGCTGTTTTGTTGATGGACATTTTAAAAGGAACTTTAGCAACTTGTTTGCCACTATTGTTTTCTTTACATGTTAATCCACTAGTTTTTGGTGTTGCAGCCGTTTTAGGTCACACATTTCCAGTTTTTGCCAATTTTAAAGGGGGGAAAGCTGTTGCAACAAGCGCAGGCATGCTTTTAGCATACAATCCAGCATTTTTTGTTTATTCTGCCTTGATTTTTATTATTATGTTATACATTACTAGTATGGTAAGTTTGACAAGCATGATTAGCGCTGTGTTGATTACTCTTTCAACCGTTATTCTACCATTTGCTATTCCAGCAATTTTGCCTCGATTTGATTGGTTGTTGACATTGATTGCATTAGCTCTAACGATTTTCATTTTCATTCGACATAAAGAGAATATTCAGCGAATCAAAGATGGAACAGAAAGTCGTGTCCCGTTTGGATTAGGCTCAAAGAAATAA